The following DNA comes from Deinococcus sp. YIM 134068.
GAGTTCCTTGTAGCTCGTGACGCTCCACACGTCGGCGGCGACCCCGTAGGCTTCGAGCTTCCCCACGGCCTCCAGCGCCGCGCCCATCGCCGGGCCGCTGCTGAGAATCTGCGCCCTCAGCTCCGCGTCCCCCTTCCCGCTCGCCTGGAAGCGGTACATCCCCCGCATGATGCCGTCACGAATCTCCTCGTGGCTGCGCCCGTCCTCCGGCATGGGGGGCTGGACCTCGTTCTCGTTGTCGATGGTGACGTAGTAGAACTCCTCGATGTCGTCCACGTACATCCGCTGGATGCCGCGCTCGACGATCACCGCGAGTTCGTAGGCGAAGGCGGGGTCGTACACCTTGAGGGTGGGCACGACGTACGCCTGGAGCAGCGAGTTGCCGTCCTGGTGCTGCAACCCTTCCCCCGCCAGCGTCGTGCGGCCCGCCGTCGCGCCGAAGAGGAAGCCACGCGCCCGCTGGTCGGCGGCGGCCCACACGAGGTCGCCGATGCGCTGCATCCCGAACATGGAGTAGAAGACGTAGAAGGGAATGGTCGGCACGCCGTGGTTGGCGTAACTCGTGGCGGCGGCGATCCACGAGGACATCGCGCCGTCCTCCGTCAGCCCCTCCTCGAGCATCTGACCGTCTTTGGCCTCCTTGTAGGCCATCAGGCTGCCCGCGTCCACGGGCTGATAGGTCTGCCCGCGCGGCGAGTAGATGCCGATGCGCGGCACGAGCGCGTCCATGCCGAAGGTCCGGGCCTCGTCGGGCACGATGGGGACGACCAGCTTGCCGATCTCCTTGTCGCGCAGCAGCTTGCTCATGATCTGCACGGCGGCCATCGTGGTGCTCACCGCGCGGCCCTTGCTCCCGGCGGCGAACTCCTCGTAGAACTCGCCCGTCGGCACGGTGGGATGCGGGTAGTTCACGATGCGTTCGGGGACGAAGCCACCCAGCGCCTCCCGCCGCTCCAGCATGTACTTGATCTCGGGACTGTCGGAGGCGGGGCGGTAGTACTCCAGATGCTCGACCTGCTCATCCGTCAGCGGCAGCTCCAGCAGGTCGCGCAGGTTCTTCATCGCGTGGAAGTCGAGCTTCTTGACCTGGTGCGACACGTTGCGCGCCTGCGCCGTCTCGCCGAGGCCGTAGCCCTTCACCGTGCGCGGGATGATGACGGTGGGCTGCCCCCTATGCCGCACGGCGGCCTCGTAGGCGGCGTAAATCTTGTTCACGTCGTGCCCGCCCCGGTTCAGGAGTTCGAGGTCCGCGTCCGTCCACCCCTCGATCAAAGCCCTGAGTTCGGGCGTATTGAAGAACCCCTCGCGCAACTCCTTGCCCCCGAAGGCCGCGTACCGCTGCGACTCACCGTCCACCAGCGTCTCGAACCGCTTGACGATCTCGCCGTTGTAGTCCTTCTGGAGCAGCTCGTCCCACTTGGAGTCCCACACGACCTTGATGACGTTCCAGCCCGCGCCCCGGAACAGCGCCTCGAACTCCTGAATGACCTTCGAGTTGGCGCGCACCGGCCCGTCGAGGCGCTGGAGGTTGGCGTTCAGCACGAAAACGATGTTGTCGAGGTTCTCGTAGGCGGCGAATCTCAGCGCCCCGATGCTCTGCGGCTCGTCCATCTCGCCGTCGCCGACGAAGGCCCACACCTTCGCGTCGCCCACGGGCTTGAGGCCCCGGTTCTCCAGATACTTGATGTAGCGCGCCTGATAGATCGCCTGGATGGGGCCGAGGCCCATCGAGACGGTCGGGAACTCCCAGTAGTGCGGCATCAGCCACGGGTGGGGGTAGCTGCTCAGGCCCTCGCCGTCCGGGCTGAGTTCGCGCCGGAAGCGGTCCATCTGCGCCTCGCTGAAGCGGCCCTCCAGGAAGGAGCGGGCGTACACGCCGGGGCTGGCGTGCCCCTGGTAGAACACGAGGTCGCGGTCCTGCCCCGCCCCGTGCCCCCGGAAGAAGTGGTTGAAGCCGACCTCCAGCAGCTCGGCGGAGGACGCGTAGGTGGACAGGTGCCCGCCGAGGCCGTCCGACTTCTTGTTCGCGCGGATGACCATCGCCACGGCGTTCCAGCGGATCGCGTTGCGAATCTTGCGCTCCAGCTCCAGATTGCCGGGGTACTCGGGCTGGGCGGACACGTCGATGGTGTTGATGTACGGCGTGTTCTGCTTGAACAGGATGGGCGCGCCGTGGAAATAGGCGTAGTGGTCGAGGTCTTCGAGCAGTTGCGCGGCCCGGTCGTCCCCCGCGTTCGCCAGCACGTAGGCGAGCGAGTCGAGCCACTCCTGCGTCTCGATACTGTTGAGCTGCTCGCGTTCCTGGGAGGACAGACCTGCGCGCGGCGGCGTTTTTGTCATGCGGTCAGTGTAAGCCCGCGCATTCACCGCTTCCAACAAGGCAAAGGCCAATCATTCACCAGCCGGGGAGGTGAGTGTGACAAGCTGGAGTGGAGGAGCCTTGTTCCTCGCCTTACCTCTATGGAACTCCGCCACCTGCGCCATTTCGTCGCCCTCGCCGAGGAGGAACACTTCGGGCGGGCCGCCGAGCGCGTGTTCGTGGTGCAGCAGGCCCTGAGCAACTCCATCCGCAACCTGGAGGACGAGGTGGGCGTGCCCCTCGTGCTGCGAACAACTCGGCGCGTGCAACTGACCCCGGCGGGGCGCGAGTTCCTGATCGGGGCGCGGGAGACGCTGGCGCAGGCGGGGCAGACGGTCGAGCGGGCGCGGCGGGCGGCGCGGGGCGAGGTCGGGCGACTGACGGTGGGGTTCGTGGGCGGGCTGGCATTCGGCGGCCTGCCGGAGATCGTGCGGGCTTTCCGGGAGGCTTTCCCCAACGTCTCGGTGGACCTGCGCGAACTCACCGCGCAAGAGCAGGAGGCGGCGTTGCGCGGCGGCCAGATCGAGGTCGGCCTGATGCTGCTGCCCGTGCGCGATCCCGGCCTCGACTCGCGCCCGCTGTGGCGTCAGCCCCTCGTCGCCGCGCTGCCCGCCGGGCATCCGCTGGCCCGCAAACGGCGACTGAGGATCGGGGACCTCGCCGGGGAACGCTTCGTCTTTTTCCCCCGCCACCTGCGCGCCACCTATTTCGATCAGGTCATGCGCTGGTGCGCCGCCTCCGGCTTCACGCCCAACGTCGTGCAGGAGGCCATCGAGATTCCCACCCTCCTCTCGCTCGTCGCGGCGGGCCTCGGCGTCTTCCTGCCCATCGAGTTCTTCAGCCGCCTCGCCCTGCCGGGGGTGGTCTACCGTCCGCTGGAGGACGCCCCCGTGGTGGAGATCGTCGCCGTGTGGCGGCGCGAGGAGGGCCAGGACCCGACGCTGAGGGCCTTCCTGACCGTGGCGCGGGAGGCGCTGGAGAAGGGGGAGTGAGGCGGGATTGAGCGTTGAGGGGCGCGGCTCGGTCGCTTCGTTCACCCCCTCCCGACCTCCCCCCTCAAGGGGGAGGGGCTAAAAAGCTCATGCTTCTGCTCTCCAAAAACCGTCACTCTCGACGCCCGATTCTTACCCGTGGGCGGACGGTCCACTCCCACCACCACGTCGGCTCGCGCAGCTTCCTGGGTGGGCCTTCCAGATAGAGCGCAACAAGATCAGACCTTGCCACGCCAAGAATCCGACCACGGGCGCGGCCAACAGGCCCTTTGCCCAGCGCAGCGCCACTCCCCCTGCCCCCTCTGGGGGTAGGGGGCTGGGGGGTGGGGGCAAACGGAGCAAGATGCCTCGCCCCTCCTTCACCCAGCCAACATCCCTCCCCTCAGCCCTTCCCACCCACTACGTTCAGGGCGTAAACTGGAGGGATGCTACGGGTCAAGTCGGAATTCACGCCGTCCGGGGACCAGCCGACCGCCATTCGCAGTCTCGTGGACGGGCTGGAGTCGGGGCTGCGCTACCAGACGCTGCTCGGAGCTACGGGCACGGGCAAAACGTACAGCATGGCGAAGGTCATCGAGGAGACGGGCCGCCCCGCCCTCATCATGGCCCCCAACAAGATTCTCACCGCCCAGCTCGCCTCGGAGTTCCGCGAGTTCTTCCCCGATTCGGCGGTGGAGTTTTTCATCTCCTACTACGACTACTACCAGCCCGAGGCCTACGTGCCCGGCAAGGACCTCTTCATCGAGAAGGACGCGGCCATCAACCAGGAGATCGAGCGGCTGCGGCACTCCACGACGCGCAACCTGCTCACCCGGCGGGATACCATCGTGGTGGCGTCGGTGTCGTGCATCTATGGCCTCGGCGACCCCGCCGAGTACCGGGCGCTGAACCTGATCCTGAAGGTCGGCGACAAGGTGAGCCGCGACGACCTGCTGGGCCGCCTCGTCACCATGCAGTACGAGCGCAACGACATCGAATTGGCGGCGGGCCGCTTCCGGGCGAAGGGCGACACGATAGAAGTGTGGCCGAGCTACGACGAGCAGCCGCTGAGGATCGAGCTGTGGGGCGACGACGTGGACCGCCTCCAGATCGTCCACCCGCTGACGGGCGACAAGCTCGGCGACCTCGACGCCACGGTGGTCTATCCCGCCAAGCACTACGTCTCCAGCGCGGGCAACATCGAGCGGGCCATCGTGACGATTCAGGAGGAACTGGACCAGCGCCTCGACTACTTCAAGAGCGTGGGCAAGCTGCTGGAGGCGCAGCGCATCAAGGAGCGCACCCTCTACGACCTGGAGATGCTCAAGGTGCTGGGCTACTGCTCGGGCATCGAGAACTACTCGCGGCACATCGACGGGCGGGCCATCGGTGCCACGCCGTACACCATGCTCGACTACTTCCCGGACGACTTCATCACCTTCATCGACGAGTCGCATGTGACGGTGCCGCAGATTGGCGGCATGGCGAACGGCGACCGGGCGCGCAAACAGACCCTCGTGGACTACGGCTTCCGCCTGCCCTCGGCGATGGACAACCGCCCGCTGAACTTCGCGGAGTTCTCGGAGAAGACCGGGCAGACCGTCTTCGTCTCCGCCACGCCCGGCCCCTACGAGCGCGAGGTCAGCGACTCCGTGGCCGACCAGATCATCCGCCCGACGGGGCTGGTAGACCCGCCCGTGACGGTGCGGCCCATCCAGGGCCAGATCGATGACCTGCTGGGCCGGGTGCGCGAGCGGGCTTTGAGGGGCGAGCGAACGCTGGTCACCACCCTGACTAAGCGCATGTCGGAGGACCTGACCGAGTACATGCTGGAGAAGGGCGTCCGCACCCGCTACATGCACTCGGACATCGACTCGGTGGAGCGTCAGGTCATCATCCGCGACCTGCGGCTGGGGCATTACGACGTGCTGGTGGGCATCAACCTCTTGCGCGAGGGACTGGACCTGCCGGAGGTGTCGCTCGTCGCCATCCTCGACGCGGACAAGCCGGGCTTCCTGAGAAGTGAGCGGGCGTTGATTCAGACCATCGGGCGGGCGGCGCGCAACCTGAACGGCGAAGTCATCCTGTACGGAGACACGATCACGCCCGCGATGAATTACGCGATGGAGGAAACCCGCCGCCGCCGCGAGAAGCAGACCGCCTACAACGAGGAACACGGCATCACGCCCACCACGGTCGTCAAGGGAGTCCGCAACGTGATTCGCGGCGAGGAGACGCCCGACGAGATCAGCTCCGAGAACGTGGGCGACGACCGCGACGCGCTGACCGCCCAGCTCACCGACCTCGAACTCGACATGTGGCAGGCGTCCGAGGACCTCGACTTCGAGCGCGCGGCCTCCCTGCGCGACCAGATTCGCGCCATCGAGGCCAAGTTGCAGGGCAGGGAGTTCAAGCAGGCGACGGTGCCGGGGCAGAAGGTGCGGAGGAAGGGGCGGCGGTAGGAACAACCCGGAGGGAGGGCCGCTTCACACGAGGCGGCCTCTTTCCTTGGTCGCGTTGGTGGGTCGTCCTACATCCAACCGTCCGGCTTTTCCTTAAGCTTCAGACAGTCACTCAAAGGAGAGCGTATGAGCAACGACTACCGGCAGGACCTGTTCCGCTATGTGGCCGAGGAGTTCGCCGAGGATTACCGCGAGGGAGAGCTGCCCCGCCGCGAGTTCCTGCGCCGGAGCGTGCTGCTGGGCGGCTCGGTCCTCGGCGCGCGGGCGCTGCTCGCGTCCCTGGGCGTGATGGGCATCAGCGCCGCCGAACTGGCCGAGGCGCAGACAGCCCCACCCCAGAACGAACCCGCCACCAGCAGCTATCAGGTGGCACCCGACGATCCCAGCATCGAGGCCGCGCCCGTGGCCTACGAGGCGTTGGGGCGGACCAACTTCGCCTACCTCGCCCGTCCCCGTGGCGTGGCGAGTGCGCCCATCGTCATGGTCATCCACGAGAACCGGGGCCTCCAGCCGCACATTCAGGACGTGGCCCGGCGGGTCGCCAAGGCGGGCTTCATCGCGCTCGCGCCCGATTTCGTCTCGTCGGAGGGGGGGACGGCGCGGTTCACCGATACCGCCCAGATTTCCGCCTTCATCGCTCGCACGCCCGCCGAGACGCACGCCGCGCACGGGCTGGAGGCCGTGAAGTTCCTCAAGGCGCAGCCCGGCGCGCAGGTCGAACGCTTCGGGATGCTGGGCTTCTGCTGGGGTGGGGGCATGACGTGGCGCATGTCCACGCTGCTGCCGGACCTCAAGGCCGCCATCCCCTACTACGGGCCGTCCCCCTCCTTCGAGGACATTCCCAAGATCAGGGCCGCCGTGCTGGGCATCTACGGGGGGCGCGACGCCCGCATCACCTCCAACGCCCCGGCGACGAGGGAGGCACTCGCGGCGGCGAACGTGCGGCACGAGTTCCTGATCTATCCGGGGGCCAACCACGCCTTCCACAACGACACCGGGCAGAATTACAAGCGCGACGCGGCGGAGAACGCCTGGGCGACGACGCTGGTGTGGCTGCGGGGGAACTTGTAGGGGGTCGCCAGTCGCTAGAGAGTGCATAGGGCGGCGGGGGGAGGTTGCCACGGGTACCATCGGGCATGAACCCTCGCCTGCGCGGCCCCTGAGCGTGGTGGACTATCTGCGGACGGAGCGTGAAAGCTCCTTCCGGCGGGAGTATGTGGGCGGCTTCTGGTACGGGCCTCACGGCGAGGCGGCGGACGAGGACGGCGCGAGCGCGGGGCACGGCCTCATCAAGACCAACCTGTTGGGCACGCTGTATCCGACATGCCGGGGCCTGGGCTTCCGCCTCTTCTCCTCCCAGTTCAAGCTTCATATCGCCGAAAAGGCTGCGTTCTACTCCCCCGACGTGATGGGCTGCCTGGACGCACCCGAGGACGACTCTTACGCCACCTCGCCCTGCCTCCTTGCCGAGATCGTCTCGGAACGGTCGGAATGGACCGATAGACACGCCAAATATCACGCCTATACGTCCATCCCCAGTCTCCAGACCTACCTGATCGTCGAGCAGGACGAGCGGCGTGTCTATGCCTACGAGCGCGAGGGCGGCGAGTGGGAGCTTCAGGAACTCGCCGGGCGGGGCAGCGTCCACATCTCATGTCTGGGACGGACGCTCTCACTGGACGATATCTACGCCTGGGTCCTCTGATCCCACCGTCCGATCCCACGGCTGGCCCACCCGCACGGTAGGCTGGCGGGCATGACGGCCATGAATCCTAAGGGGGACCTGATCGCACGGCTGACGGCGCTGGGTCTGGGCACGCCGACCTTCGACGCGACGGCGGAGGGACCGCCCCACGAGCGCACCTTCCACGTCACCGTCTCGGCGGCGGGGCGCACGCTCGGCGAGGGCGAGGGCCGCTCCAAGCGCGACGCGGAGAGGGCGGCGGCGGAGGCGGCCCTGGCAACGCTGGACAGCGGGCCGAACGCCGCAGAGAGGGGGGAGCCGGAGGCGAGCGGCAGATGGCCGATCTACTCGCATGTTCTGGCCGAGGCGCTGGAGGTGGCCCTCGACCTCGCGGACGACGATGCGGAACTGGACGACGTGCGCCGGGACGCCGCGCGGCTGTACCGGGGGCTGCTCGCCGACCTCGGGCACGGGCCGGAGGGGGGGTGAACCTTTGAGCCTCACCCTCCCCGCCCGACCTGCGGGCGTGCTGTTCGACATGGACGGCGTGCTGACCTCCAACAATCCCTGGCACCGTCAGGCGTGGCAGGAGGTCGCCGCCGAGCTGCTGGGCCTGACCCTCACCGACCACGACCTCGACACGAAGGTGGACGGCGGGCGCAATCCCGAGATCATCGAGCGGCTGACCGGACAGGTGCCGGACGAGGAATTGGCCCTGCGCTTCCACCACGCCAAGGAGGGCCGCTACCGCGACCTGGCACGCGGCAATCTGCGCGAGGTCGTGGGGCTGGGCGAGTACCTGGACGCGCTGGAGACACGCGGCATCCCCTTCGCCCTCGTCACGAGCGCGGACGCCGTGAACGTGGAGTTCGGGATGGAGGCGCTCGGCTTCGGCCACCGCTTCGGGCCGCGTATCCTGGGCGAACACGTCACGCGCGGCAAGCCCCACCCCGAACCCTTCGAGCGCGGGGCGGCGCTGCTCGGCCTCGACCCCCGCGCCTGCCTCGCCCACGAGGACGCCGTGAACGGGGTGAGGAGCGCGGTGGGGGCAGGTTGCACGGTCGTGGCGTTGACGACCACCGCGCCCTCCACCTCCTTGATTGCGGCGGGGGCGGCGCTGACGGTGCCGGATTTCACGAGTTGGCGGGAATGGCTGGAGGAGTGAGCCGCCAGCAGCCAGCTTCCAGCGACCGGCAGAACACGGCCTTTCTGCTCCTCCCCCCTTACGGGAGAGGCTGGGAGAGGGGTGGCAAGCACAGCCTGCCCTTCTCGTCGCCGTCCATCTGCCCACCCGGAACCAGCCCGACATGAAAGGAGCCGATGCCGAGGACCGCGCCGCCGCCCACCTCGCCTTGCTAGGGCGGGAGGTCGTGGCGCGCAACTACCGCATTCCGGGCGGGGAGATCGACCTCATCACCCGCGAGGGCGAGACGCTCGTCTTCACCGAGGTCCGGCAGAGGAAAAACGCCCGACATGGCAGCGCCGCCGAGAGCGTGACTGCGCGCAAGCTCGCGCTGATGCACCGCGCCGCCCTCACGTACCTGACGCGCGAGCATGGCCGCGACGACCTCCCCTGCCGCCTGGAGGTGCTGACCATCGACGGACCGGCGGCGACGGGAACGGTCACGCTTATTCCGTTGGACGGGGCGTAGCCCGCGTTACCAATTCCTCAGCGACTCAAGGAATATCCGCGCCAGATCGTCGGCACTCGGCATCTTCGGCGCGACGGCGAGGAGGCGTTGTTGCTTCATGGCACCGTCCACGAGAGCGGGAATATCGGCCTCGTCGTAGCCGAGTTCGCGGATACCGCTGGGAGCGCCCACGTCGCGCATGAGAGCGGTCAGGGCACGGGGCAACGCCTCGCGGTCGTCGGGGTCGTACTCCTCGCCCGTCAGGAAACTCGCGGCCTGAAGGTGCCTTGCCGGGGCCGCGTCGAAGGTGAAGCGGAAGGCGGCGGGGGCGGTCACGATCACGGAGAAGCCGTGGGGCACGAAGACCTTTTCGCCGGGGTAGCCCGGATGGCGGTAGACGTGCCGCCGCCCGGCGAGCGGGTACGCGCAGGCGTGCGGAATGTGGACGCCTGCCGAACCGAACCCCACGCCCGCCATCGTCGCGCCGAGCATCATGAAGCCGCGCGCCTCCACATCGTCGCCGCCCTCGACGGCCCGGCGCAGGTACTCGCCGCCGTAGCGGATGGCCTGCGCCGACCACAGGTCCGCCACCGGGTTGCTGCCCTGATAGGGCGGGCGCTCGTCCGCGCTGGCGGGGCGGGGGCGGCTGGTATACGGGCGGCTCAGGAAGCTCTCGGCAGCGTGACACACCACGTCCAGTCCGGCGGCGGCGACCACGGCCCCCGGTGCTGTGCGGGTGAGTTCGGGGTCCACGAGGGCCTGCGTGGGCCGGAGCGCCCGGTGGCTGATGCCCGTCTTGATGCCGAGGTGCGGAAGGTCGAGAATCGCCACGGTCGTCGCCTCCGACCCCGAGCCGGAGGTCGTCGGGATGGCGAGGAGGGGACGCAGGGGTCCGGGCGGTTTGCGTCCCCCGCCGACGGGTGGATTTACGTAATCCATGATCTCGCCGCCGTGCGTGGCGAGGAGGTTCGCCACCTTCGCCGTGTCGATGGCACTCCCCCCGCCGAGGGCCACGAAGCCGTCCGCGTTCGCCTCCCGCGCGGCCCGCACGGCGCGGTTCAGGGCGTCCAGCCCCGGCTCCGTCTCCACGTCGTCCCACTCCATGAGATCGGCCCCGGAGGCGCGCAGGCTCTCCAGCACGGGGTCCGCCACGCCACACGACCGCACGTGAGGGTCCACGACCACGAAGGCGCGGCGCACCCCCAGCCGGGCGAGTTCCCACCCCGCCTCCCGCGCGGCCCCCGGCCCAAATTTCACGGGCGTGGCCTCGATGGTGAAGATCGTCTCGTGGTCGGCCAGTGTCATGCGTTCCCCCCCAAGCTGATTGCCCTGTCCGGGGAGGCTAGCACCGGGCGGGGGACGGCTCAACTGGGAGCGAGGGTCTAGCGGGCGGTTGGGGCACTTCACCGCGTGCGACCCCTCCGCCCCTTCGGGGCACCTCCCCTTGAAGGAAGGCCAACGGCCAACAAAGGCTCCCTTTAAGGGGAGCTGTCAACGAAGCTGACTGAGGGGTCGCACGCAGCGTCACTGAGTCAGCACCCATCCACAACCGTCACACCTGCCCCAAGATCAGAAGACGGGCGGAAGCTCCTGCACGCCGCTCGGCTCGCCGCCCTCCTGATAGGAGTCAGCGGGCGGCTCGGGCAGCTCGTATTCCGGCGCGATGTTCTCCTCGGGCAGGGGTTCGGGCAGCGGCTCCGGCTCGATGGGCGCAGGCTCCGGCGTCTCCACGGGTTCGGGGACGACAGGTTCCTCAACGGGCGCGATGGGCACTTCCGGCAGCGGGTCGGGCTGCTCGGCGGTGGGGATGTCCTCGGGGGGCGTGATCTCGGTGCCCTGCTCGCCCGTGAAGCCCTCCTCCACGGGAGGCTCAGTGGGAATTTCACTGACAGGAACTTCTTCCGGGAGAGGTTCGGGGGTCGGTTCCGATGCGGGCGTCTCCGTCACGACCTCGGGTTGAGGTTCGGGGACGGGGGCTGGGGTCGGGTCGCGCCGTCCGCCGAAGAAACCACCGCCACTGTTCCCGCTGCCGTCCCGCGCGACCTGTTCCCGGTCGGCTTCCTCCTCTCGGAAGGCCATCTCCACCTGACGGACCACCCGGTAGGTGATGCCGCCCGGCTCGGCGAAGGTCTGCCGGGGCCGACCCGCCAGCGCACCCGCCACCGCCTGTTGCCACACCGGGGTGGGAATCTCGCCGCTGTAGGCCCAGTTCGGCAGCGCGCCGCCCGCTTGCTTGCCGACCCAGACGGCCCCACTCACGAGGGGCGTCACGCCCGCGAACCACAGGTCCTTCACGTCGTTCGTGGTGCCCGTCTTGCCGCCCACGTCCCAGCCGGGAATCTGCGCGCGGGTGGCGAGGCCGCCCTGATAAACGGTGAGGTCGTTCACCACGCCCCGAATCATGTCCAGCCCCAGCCACGCCGTCCGCACGTCCCACACCCGCTTGGCCTGCGGCGCGGGCCGGGTGTAGAGGACCTGTCCCCGCCCGTCCTCCACCCGGCGCACGAGGCTCGGCGCGTAGTACAGCCCCCCGTTGGCAAAGGAGGCGTAGGCGGCGGCCATCTGGAGCGGACTCGCCTCCAACGTCCCGATGCTCAGCGGCAGGCCCGCGTTCGGCGGCGGGGTCAGGCCCAGCTCGCGCAACTTGGCCTCGAAGCTCTTCAGCCCGAGTTCCTGCGCGATGCGGACGGTGGGGAGGTTGAGGCTGTGGTCGAGCGCGTACCGCATCGTGACGTAACGGCCCGTCCAGCGCCCGTCGTAGTTCTGCGGCTGGTAGTCGCCCCCGATGGGTGAATCGAGTACCGTGTCGCTCTGCTTCCAGCCCCGCTCCAGCGCGAGGGTGTAGAGCAGCGGCTTGATGGAGGAGCCGACCTGCCGCCGCGCCTGGGTCGCGTTGTTCCAATCGCCGGGCCGCCCGCCCGTGAGCTTCTGCCCGACGAGGGCCAGTGCCTCACCGTTCGCCGGGTTGACGAGCGCGATGCCGAGCGTCGCCCCGTCGGGCAAGCGGGCGTTTAGACTCGCCTGTTCGGCACTCCGCTGCGCCGTGAGGTCCATTCCGGTGAAGACCTTGCCGCCGCCGTACAGCGCCTTGCGCCCGATGGCGGGAATCAGTTCGCGCTCCACCGCTTGAAGGTAGTGGAAGGCCGACTGCACGGGCGGGGGCGGCATGTTCTCCTGAATGCGCTCGGGCCGCTCCAGCACGGCGGAGCGCACAGTGCCGTCCGCATTCCAGCCGATGCGCCAGCCCGCCGGGTAGATCGGGGTGCGCCACGCCTCGTTCGCCTGCGCCCGCGTCACGCGCCCGTCCTCCACCATGCGGTCGAGCAGGCTCCGCATCAGGGGGCGGTACGCCTTGAAGTCCTTGTACCGCTTGTTGGGCGCGGGCACGATGGTCGTGAGGTAGACGCTCTCGGCGAGGTTGAGCTGCGCCGCACTCTTCCTGAAGTACGCACGCGCCGCCGTCTCCGCCCCGATGATGTCGCTGCGGCCCCCATCGCCCCAGTAGATGACGTTGAGGTAGGCGTTCAGAATCTGCTGCTTGCTGAAGTTGCGCTCAAGCTGGTAGGCGAGGATCGCCTCCTTGAACTTGCGCTCCGCCGTGCGCGCACTCTTCAGGTCGGCGAGCAGCGTGTTCTTCACGACCTGCTGCGTGATGGAACTTCCGCCCTCCAGGTCGTTCTGGAGCAATCCCTTGAGCAGCCCGCGCGCGATGCCGATGTAATCGACTCCGTGGTGCTCGAAGAAGCGGCGGTCCTCGCTCGTCACGATGGCCTTCTGCAAGGGCGGGCTGATCTGATCCAGGCGCAACAGGTTGCGGTTGACACCTTCCCCGCTGCCCAGCGTCGGCGTCAGCGTGCCGACGAGCGCCCCCGTCCGGTCGTACACGCGCGTCTGCCCGCTGAACTCCAGCACGTCGAGGTCCTGCACGCTCGGCAGGTCGCGCCCCCACATCCACCACAGGCCGCCCGCGCCCGCCGTTCCCAGCAGGAGCAGCACACCCAGGCCAGTGAAAAACC
Coding sequences within:
- the aceE gene encoding pyruvate dehydrogenase (acetyl-transferring), homodimeric type, with product MTKTPPRAGLSSQEREQLNSIETQEWLDSLAYVLANAGDDRAAQLLEDLDHYAYFHGAPILFKQNTPYINTIDVSAQPEYPGNLELERKIRNAIRWNAVAMVIRANKKSDGLGGHLSTYASSAELLEVGFNHFFRGHGAGQDRDLVFYQGHASPGVYARSFLEGRFSEAQMDRFRRELSPDGEGLSSYPHPWLMPHYWEFPTVSMGLGPIQAIYQARYIKYLENRGLKPVGDAKVWAFVGDGEMDEPQSIGALRFAAYENLDNIVFVLNANLQRLDGPVRANSKVIQEFEALFRGAGWNVIKVVWDSKWDELLQKDYNGEIVKRFETLVDGESQRYAAFGGKELREGFFNTPELRALIEGWTDADLELLNRGGHDVNKIYAAYEAAVRHRGQPTVIIPRTVKGYGLGETAQARNVSHQVKKLDFHAMKNLRDLLELPLTDEQVEHLEYYRPASDSPEIKYMLERREALGGFVPERIVNYPHPTVPTGEFYEEFAAGSKGRAVSTTMAAVQIMSKLLRDKEIGKLVVPIVPDEARTFGMDALVPRIGIYSPRGQTYQPVDAGSLMAYKEAKDGQMLEEGLTEDGAMSSWIAAATSYANHGVPTIPFYVFYSMFGMQRIGDLVWAAADQRARGFLFGATAGRTTLAGEGLQHQDGNSLLQAYVVPTLKVYDPAFAYELAVIVERGIQRMYVDDIEEFYYVTIDNENEVQPPMPEDGRSHEEIRDGIMRGMYRFQASGKGDAELRAQILSSGPAMGAALEAVGKLEAYGVAADVWSVTSYKELHQEALLVQRHNMLHPTEEPKLSYVASQLSRENAPGVLISVSDYVKLGADGLNGHLDRKLWTLGTDGFGRSEAREELRDFFEVDTNHIVLATLYALLRDGQVTGDVVQKAITDLGIDPERVAPVLR
- a CDS encoding LysR family transcriptional regulator — encoded protein: MELRHLRHFVALAEEEHFGRAAERVFVVQQALSNSIRNLEDEVGVPLVLRTTRRVQLTPAGREFLIGARETLAQAGQTVERARRAARGEVGRLTVGFVGGLAFGGLPEIVRAFREAFPNVSVDLRELTAQEQEAALRGGQIEVGLMLLPVRDPGLDSRPLWRQPLVAALPAGHPLARKRRLRIGDLAGERFVFFPRHLRATYFDQVMRWCAASGFTPNVVQEAIEIPTLLSLVAAGLGVFLPIEFFSRLALPGVVYRPLEDAPVVEIVAVWRREEGQDPTLRAFLTVAREALEKGE
- the uvrB gene encoding excinuclease ABC subunit UvrB: MLRVKSEFTPSGDQPTAIRSLVDGLESGLRYQTLLGATGTGKTYSMAKVIEETGRPALIMAPNKILTAQLASEFREFFPDSAVEFFISYYDYYQPEAYVPGKDLFIEKDAAINQEIERLRHSTTRNLLTRRDTIVVASVSCIYGLGDPAEYRALNLILKVGDKVSRDDLLGRLVTMQYERNDIELAAGRFRAKGDTIEVWPSYDEQPLRIELWGDDVDRLQIVHPLTGDKLGDLDATVVYPAKHYVSSAGNIERAIVTIQEELDQRLDYFKSVGKLLEAQRIKERTLYDLEMLKVLGYCSGIENYSRHIDGRAIGATPYTMLDYFPDDFITFIDESHVTVPQIGGMANGDRARKQTLVDYGFRLPSAMDNRPLNFAEFSEKTGQTVFVSATPGPYEREVSDSVADQIIRPTGLVDPPVTVRPIQGQIDDLLGRVRERALRGERTLVTTLTKRMSEDLTEYMLEKGVRTRYMHSDIDSVERQVIIRDLRLGHYDVLVGINLLREGLDLPEVSLVAILDADKPGFLRSERALIQTIGRAARNLNGEVILYGDTITPAMNYAMEETRRRREKQTAYNEEHGITPTTVVKGVRNVIRGEETPDEISSENVGDDRDALTAQLTDLELDMWQASEDLDFERAASLRDQIRAIEAKLQGREFKQATVPGQKVRRKGRR
- a CDS encoding dienelactone hydrolase family protein, translated to MSNDYRQDLFRYVAEEFAEDYREGELPRREFLRRSVLLGGSVLGARALLASLGVMGISAAELAEAQTAPPQNEPATSSYQVAPDDPSIEAAPVAYEALGRTNFAYLARPRGVASAPIVMVIHENRGLQPHIQDVARRVAKAGFIALAPDFVSSEGGTARFTDTAQISAFIARTPAETHAAHGLEAVKFLKAQPGAQVERFGMLGFCWGGGMTWRMSTLLPDLKAAIPYYGPSPSFEDIPKIRAAVLGIYGGRDARITSNAPATREALAAANVRHEFLIYPGANHAFHNDTGQNYKRDAAENAWATTLVWLRGNL
- a CDS encoding Uma2 family endonuclease gives rise to the protein MDYLRTERESSFRREYVGGFWYGPHGEAADEDGASAGHGLIKTNLLGTLYPTCRGLGFRLFSSQFKLHIAEKAAFYSPDVMGCLDAPEDDSYATSPCLLAEIVSERSEWTDRHAKYHAYTSIPSLQTYLIVEQDERRVYAYEREGGEWELQELAGRGSVHISCLGRTLSLDDIYAWVL
- a CDS encoding putative dsRNA-binding protein, producing the protein MTAMNPKGDLIARLTALGLGTPTFDATAEGPPHERTFHVTVSAAGRTLGEGEGRSKRDAERAAAEAALATLDSGPNAAERGEPEASGRWPIYSHVLAEALEVALDLADDDAELDDVRRDAARLYRGLLADLGHGPEGG